In Chryseobacterium turcicum, a single window of DNA contains:
- a CDS encoding alpha-ketoacid dehydrogenase subunit alpha/beta → MENTLHEKVSKDILLKAYNHMMLAKAMADIYEENRNVTKYVHSTSRGHEAIQLATAYQLKKEDWVSPYYRDESILLGIGFQPYQLMLQLLAKADDPFSGGRSYYSHPSSRDEDKPKIIHQSSATGMQTIPTAGVAQGIKYIQDFNLQQFENNPVVICSLGDNSVTEGEVSEALQFAALHQLPIIFLVQDNEWGISVTKEEARTCDAYDFVAGFEGLGRMRVDGTNFSESFEVMKKAVDFVREERKPLLVCAKTVLIGHHTSGVRREFYRDEEDLTKHRAKDPGEILRNQLLESGVDEDLLKQITKKARLEVEEAFEKAQKAEDPKPETVMQHIFAPTPITEEVGTREPEGGEKIVMVDAAIHAIQEIMWKHPEALLYGQDVGERIGGVFRETVTLGKKFGSKRVFNTAIQEAYIIGSTTGMSAVGLKPIVEVQFADYIYPGINQLITEISKSSYLSQGKFPVSNIIRVPIGAYGGGGPYHSGSVESILANIKGIKIAYPSNAADFKGLLKAAYYDPNPVVMLEHKGLYWSKVPGTEDAKTIEPAEDYILPFGKGKIVIEADDKEIKKGNTVVVITYGMGVYWAKEAVKNFNGKVEVIDLRTIIPLDEELVFERVKAHGKCIVLTEEQLNNSFAEAFAHRISKNCFKYLDAPVETMGALDTPAVPINLILEKEMLPNAEKLSAKIEEMLKY, encoded by the coding sequence ATGGAAAATACACTTCACGAGAAAGTTTCAAAAGATATTTTGCTTAAAGCTTATAACCACATGATGCTTGCCAAAGCGATGGCAGATATTTATGAAGAGAACAGAAATGTTACCAAATATGTTCATAGTACATCAAGAGGTCATGAAGCAATTCAGCTGGCAACGGCTTATCAATTAAAAAAAGAAGACTGGGTTTCGCCTTATTACAGAGACGAAAGTATTCTTTTGGGGATAGGTTTTCAGCCTTACCAATTGATGTTACAGTTATTGGCAAAAGCTGATGATCCTTTTTCTGGAGGTAGATCTTATTATTCTCATCCTTCAAGCAGAGATGAAGACAAGCCAAAAATTATTCATCAAAGTTCAGCAACAGGAATGCAGACCATTCCTACTGCGGGAGTTGCGCAAGGAATAAAATATATTCAGGATTTTAATTTACAGCAATTTGAAAATAATCCAGTTGTTATTTGTAGTCTTGGAGACAATTCTGTAACAGAAGGTGAAGTGAGTGAGGCATTACAGTTTGCAGCTTTACACCAACTTCCCATTATTTTCTTAGTTCAAGACAACGAATGGGGGATTTCGGTTACCAAAGAAGAAGCAAGAACTTGTGATGCTTATGATTTCGTAGCTGGTTTTGAAGGTTTAGGCAGAATGCGAGTTGACGGAACCAATTTCTCAGAAAGTTTTGAGGTAATGAAAAAGGCTGTCGATTTTGTAAGAGAAGAAAGAAAACCTTTATTAGTTTGCGCAAAAACTGTTTTAATTGGTCACCATACTTCGGGAGTAAGAAGAGAATTCTATAGAGATGAGGAAGATTTAACCAAGCACAGAGCAAAAGACCCGGGAGAAATCTTGAGAAATCAATTGCTTGAATCTGGTGTTGATGAAGATTTATTAAAACAAATTACTAAAAAAGCTCGTCTTGAAGTAGAAGAAGCATTCGAAAAAGCTCAAAAAGCTGAAGATCCGAAGCCTGAAACTGTAATGCAGCATATTTTCGCACCTACTCCTATTACAGAAGAAGTAGGAACTCGTGAGCCGGAAGGCGGAGAAAAAATAGTAATGGTAGATGCTGCCATACATGCTATTCAGGAAATCATGTGGAAACATCCTGAAGCATTATTGTACGGACAAGATGTTGGAGAAAGAATTGGTGGAGTTTTCCGTGAGACAGTAACTTTAGGTAAAAAATTCGGAAGCAAAAGAGTTTTCAATACAGCAATTCAGGAGGCTTATATTATAGGTTCTACAACCGGAATGAGCGCAGTTGGTTTAAAACCAATTGTTGAAGTTCAGTTTGCAGATTATATTTATCCGGGAATCAATCAGTTGATTACGGAAATCTCAAAATCAAGTTATTTATCTCAGGGTAAATTCCCGGTGAGTAATATTATTCGTGTTCCAATCGGAGCTTACGGTGGTGGTGGGCCTTACCACAGCGGAAGTGTAGAAAGTATTTTAGCCAATATTAAAGGTATTAAAATCGCTTATCCAAGTAATGCTGCTGATTTTAAAGGTTTATTAAAAGCTGCTTATTACGACCCGAATCCTGTAGTAATGCTGGAACATAAAGGTTTATACTGGAGCAAAGTTCCGGGAACTGAAGATGCAAAAACTATTGAACCTGCTGAAGATTATATTTTACCTTTCGGAAAAGGAAAAATCGTAATCGAAGCTGATGATAAAGAAATCAAAAAAGGAAACACTGTTGTAGTAATCACTTACGGAATGGGTGTTTACTGGGCAAAAGAAGCGGTTAAAAACTTTAATGGAAAAGTTGAGGTGATTGATTTAAGAACCATTATTCCTTTGGATGAAGAATTGGTTTTTGAAAGAGTAAAAGCACACGGAAAATGTATTGTTTTAACAGAAGAACAGCTTAATAATTCTTTTGCCGAAGCCTTTGCACACCGTATTTCTAAAAACTGCTTCAAATACCTCGATGCCCCTGTTGAAACAATGGGAGCGCTTGATACTCCTGCAGTTCCGATTAATTTAATTTTGGAAAAAGAAATGCTTCCAAACGCTGAAAAACTAAGTGCTAAAATTGAAGAAATGTTGAAATATTAA
- the dnaE gene encoding DNA polymerase III subunit alpha, which produces MYLVFDTETTGLPKNFNAPLSDSDNWPRMVQIAWQLHDDEGNLLENQDYIIKPEGYDIPFNAARIHGITTKIANEEGRDLEEILNEFAEVLERVRVVSGHNVEFDYNIVGAEFFRKNIQDNLQEKPKADTMILGTNYCQLGGGRGGRYKSPKLEELYEKLYGHKFDEAHNAAADVNATAQVFFEMMRIGIVPAEILKTSEDQLAYFKTLHPNPIKPFGIIIRRQVADFNNKKKQADVGSIDDIDLGKYFNFDNKSVFSTLTATSSINDLIKKASEENFPAVGMVDLGNMMGAFKFVSAVESANSDRSKKHKEFLAKKQEAEDNSTEFDEAEPVSEPLIPVVGCEFYISDRYEQKQFTKDDPDRRTQVVLLAKDFNGYKNLAKLSSIGFLKGFYFGVPRISREVIAEYKEGLIALTSGIMGDIPDAILNTGEQKGEELFKWWKDTFEDDFYVQIQNHKLPEEEHLNDVLLHFADKYSVKILAQNQTYYTNKDDSNIQDIVSCIKDGEKQTTPVGKGFGKRRGLGTREYYIKNSHEIKEAFLNYPDAFDAYEEFTAKFKPYTLKRDVLLPKFDIPEEFVHAEDDIDGGKRGEMAYLTHLTYEGARKRYADTGITDEIKERLDFELEVVANTGYPGYFLIVQDFCNEARKMGVWVGPGRGSAAGSAVAYCTGITNVDPIKYDLLFERFLNPERVSMPDIDIDFDDEGRDKIIKWVVEKYGKNQVAQIITYSVLGGKSAIKDAGRVLDLPIPDTINITKLIPPSPGMNIAKALAKYDKLKPEEQMLVDEMKYVLNTPDDARHDVLSSAKKMEGCIRNTGIHACGVIITPEDVSNIIPVTIAAKDADILVSQFDNSVAESAGLLKMDFLGLRTLTIIKDALKIIKARHGVDIDPDTIPLDDTKTYQLFKEGRTVGIFQYESPGMQKYMRELKPTVFADLIAMNALYRPGPIKYIPNFINRKHGIEEIVYDLEETKEHLQETYGITVYQEQVMLLSQKLANFTKGEADTLRKAMGKKQIEVLNKMYPKFIEGGRKNNLNEERLEKIWNDWKAFAEYAFNKSHSTCYALIAYQTAYLKANYPAEYMASVMSNNINNTESITMFMEDCKSIGVDVLGPDVNESQYKFSVNEKGQIRFGLGAIKGIGEGPSEGITKERANGRFKNIYDFFERILPSQMNKRVAESLVVAGAFDELDSFHRGQYFDIDMAGKTNLERLIRYGQSFQESKNEMEYSLFADFADEVQIEQPKLLPCVEWPNMYKLNKEKETIGFYLSAHPLDEFKFQYQFMQGSLSKKSVLEKDEEAKAVTDEAPILEKDSVDEVSDLIEIVSDDIVAGEEEVVIEEATKKAEPKGVFGFLNLDEVNAYKDQAFANKQEELFEEKKKDWKTVQKERENGGGGKEYTVAGLITEYVVKDGFRSGEKVAFVTLEDYSGSYSFRLGDRDYMKLKEKLEVQRFVILKIKFAQVKDGRVFVNVNEVIELQEAFEKFAKSISLVMDVMDFRTEDLSFFRNVLNENQGNQKFKFYIKNIEDDSHIEVQSMKHSVNLNGDLIKDIQLLNKYEFYLN; this is translated from the coding sequence ATGTATTTAGTTTTTGATACCGAAACCACTGGTTTACCGAAAAATTTTAACGCTCCATTATCAGATTCAGACAACTGGCCAAGAATGGTACAGATTGCTTGGCAATTGCATGATGATGAGGGTAATCTATTAGAAAATCAGGATTATATTATAAAGCCGGAAGGATATGATATCCCTTTTAACGCGGCAAGGATTCACGGGATTACTACCAAAATCGCCAACGAAGAAGGTCGTGATCTTGAAGAAATTTTAAATGAATTTGCTGAAGTTTTAGAACGTGTAAGGGTTGTTTCTGGGCACAATGTTGAGTTTGATTATAATATCGTTGGTGCCGAATTTTTTAGAAAAAATATTCAAGATAACCTTCAGGAAAAGCCAAAAGCTGATACCATGATTCTAGGGACAAATTATTGTCAGCTAGGAGGTGGAAGAGGAGGTCGATATAAGTCTCCTAAACTAGAGGAGCTATATGAGAAATTGTACGGACATAAATTTGACGAAGCCCACAACGCTGCAGCCGATGTAAATGCTACGGCTCAGGTTTTCTTCGAAATGATGCGTATAGGCATCGTTCCTGCTGAGATTCTGAAAACTTCTGAAGATCAGTTGGCGTATTTTAAAACATTGCATCCAAATCCTATCAAGCCTTTTGGAATCATTATCAGAAGACAGGTTGCAGATTTTAACAATAAGAAAAAGCAGGCTGATGTAGGAAGTATTGATGATATCGATTTAGGAAAGTATTTTAATTTCGATAATAAAAGTGTTTTTTCAACTTTAACGGCAACTTCAAGTATTAATGATTTAATAAAGAAAGCTTCTGAAGAAAATTTTCCTGCGGTCGGAATGGTCGATTTGGGAAATATGATGGGGGCTTTTAAGTTTGTTTCTGCGGTTGAGTCTGCCAATTCTGACCGTTCAAAAAAGCATAAAGAGTTTTTAGCAAAAAAACAGGAGGCAGAAGACAATTCAACGGAATTCGACGAAGCTGAACCTGTTTCTGAACCATTAATTCCAGTTGTAGGTTGTGAGTTTTATATTTCAGATCGATACGAACAGAAACAATTTACAAAAGACGATCCCGACAGAAGAACGCAGGTTGTTTTGTTGGCGAAAGATTTTAATGGTTATAAAAACTTAGCTAAACTTTCAAGTATTGGTTTCCTTAAAGGGTTTTATTTTGGAGTTCCCAGAATTAGCCGTGAAGTGATTGCTGAATATAAAGAAGGTTTAATTGCTCTTACTTCCGGTATTATGGGAGATATTCCTGATGCTATTTTAAATACGGGTGAGCAAAAAGGAGAAGAGCTTTTCAAATGGTGGAAAGATACTTTTGAAGATGATTTTTATGTTCAGATTCAAAATCATAAACTCCCTGAAGAAGAGCATTTGAATGATGTTTTATTGCATTTTGCAGATAAATATAGTGTTAAAATTTTAGCACAGAATCAAACCTATTATACTAATAAAGATGATTCTAATATTCAGGATATTGTAAGCTGTATTAAAGATGGTGAAAAGCAGACAACACCTGTTGGAAAAGGCTTTGGGAAGAGACGAGGCTTAGGAACCAGGGAGTATTATATTAAAAATTCGCACGAGATAAAAGAAGCTTTTCTAAATTATCCCGATGCATTTGATGCTTACGAAGAGTTTACGGCAAAATTCAAACCTTATACTTTAAAAAGGGACGTTTTACTTCCGAAATTTGATATTCCTGAAGAGTTTGTACATGCGGAAGATGATATTGATGGTGGAAAACGTGGTGAAATGGCCTATTTAACGCATCTTACCTATGAAGGAGCCAGAAAAAGATATGCAGATACCGGCATTACAGACGAAATTAAAGAGCGTTTAGATTTTGAGTTAGAAGTTGTAGCCAACACTGGTTATCCGGGTTATTTCTTGATTGTACAGGATTTTTGTAACGAGGCGAGAAAAATGGGCGTTTGGGTTGGTCCTGGTCGTGGTTCTGCAGCAGGTTCTGCGGTTGCATATTGTACCGGAATTACCAACGTAGACCCTATTAAATATGATTTGCTTTTTGAAAGATTTTTGAATCCTGAAAGGGTTTCAATGCCCGATATTGATATCGATTTTGATGATGAAGGTCGGGATAAGATTATTAAATGGGTAGTTGAAAAATACGGTAAAAATCAGGTAGCACAGATTATTACCTACTCAGTTTTGGGTGGGAAATCTGCGATTAAAGATGCAGGAAGAGTTTTAGATTTACCGATTCCGGATACAATTAATATTACAAAATTAATTCCCCCAAGTCCCGGGATGAATATTGCGAAAGCTTTAGCCAAATATGATAAATTAAAACCTGAAGAACAAATGCTTGTCGATGAGATGAAGTATGTTCTTAATACGCCTGATGATGCACGTCACGACGTTTTGTCGAGTGCTAAAAAGATGGAAGGCTGCATCCGAAATACGGGGATTCACGCTTGTGGAGTAATTATTACGCCTGAAGATGTGAGTAATATTATTCCGGTAACGATTGCTGCAAAAGATGCCGATATTTTGGTCTCACAGTTTGATAACTCGGTGGCGGAAAGTGCTGGTCTTTTGAAGATGGACTTTTTGGGCCTTAGAACGTTAACGATTATTAAAGATGCTTTAAAAATAATTAAAGCAAGACATGGAGTAGACATCGACCCAGATACTATTCCGTTGGATGATACTAAAACGTATCAATTGTTTAAAGAGGGTAGAACGGTCGGGATTTTCCAATATGAAAGCCCGGGAATGCAGAAGTACATGAGAGAGCTTAAACCGACAGTTTTTGCCGATTTAATTGCCATGAATGCATTATACAGACCAGGTCCTATTAAATATATTCCAAACTTTATCAACAGAAAGCATGGGATTGAAGAGATTGTTTATGATTTGGAGGAAACCAAAGAACATCTTCAGGAAACCTATGGAATCACCGTTTATCAGGAGCAGGTAATGTTACTTTCTCAAAAATTAGCCAACTTTACAAAAGGGGAAGCTGATACCTTGAGGAAAGCGATGGGTAAAAAGCAGATTGAGGTTCTTAATAAAATGTACCCAAAATTCATTGAAGGTGGTAGAAAAAACAACCTTAACGAAGAGAGATTAGAGAAAATTTGGAATGACTGGAAGGCTTTTGCTGAATATGCTTTCAACAAATCTCACTCCACTTGTTATGCGTTAATTGCTTATCAAACAGCGTATTTAAAGGCTAATTATCCTGCGGAATACATGGCAAGCGTAATGAGTAACAACATTAACAATACTGAATCTATTACCATGTTTATGGAGGATTGTAAAAGTATCGGTGTGGATGTTTTAGGGCCGGATGTGAATGAATCTCAGTATAAATTTTCGGTAAACGAAAAAGGGCAAATCCGTTTTGGATTGGGTGCTATTAAAGGAATTGGTGAAGGCCCGAGTGAGGGAATTACCAAAGAAAGAGCTAATGGAAGATTTAAAAATATTTATGATTTCTTCGAAAGGATTTTGCCTTCTCAGATGAATAAAAGAGTAGCAGAAAGTTTGGTTGTAGCGGGAGCTTTTGATGAGTTAGATTCTTTCCACAGAGGTCAGTATTTTGATATTGATATGGCTGGAAAAACCAATTTGGAGCGGTTAATTAGATACGGACAAAGTTTTCAGGAGAGTAAAAACGAGATGGAATATTCTCTTTTTGCAGATTTTGCAGATGAGGTTCAAATTGAGCAGCCAAAATTATTGCCTTGCGTAGAATGGCCGAATATGTATAAACTTAATAAGGAAAAAGAAACCATAGGATTCTATCTTTCTGCACATCCGTTGGATGAGTTTAAGTTTCAATATCAGTTTATGCAGGGGAGCTTGTCTAAAAAATCTGTTTTGGAAAAAGATGAAGAGGCAAAAGCAGTCACCGATGAAGCTCCTATTCTGGAAAAAGATTCTGTAGATGAAGTATCAGATTTAATAGAAATAGTTTCTGATGATATCGTTGCGGGTGAGGAAGAAGTGGTTATTGAAGAAGCTACCAAAAAAGCTGAACCTAAAGGTGTTTTCGGGTTTTTAAATCTGGATGAGGTAAATGCTTATAAAGACCAGGCTTTTGCCAATAAGCAGGAAGAGCTTTTTGAGGAAAAGAAAAAAGACTGGAAAACAGTACAGAAAGAAAGAGAAAACGGCGGCGGTGGAAAAGAGTATACTGTTGCTGGGTTGATTACAGAATATGTTGTAAAAGATGGTTTCAGAAGTGGTGAAAAGGTAGCTTTTGTTACTTTGGAAGATTACTCAGGGTCGTATTCTTTCAGGTTGGGAGACCGTGATTATATGAAGCTGAAAGAAAAACTAGAAGTGCAGCGTTTTGTGATTTTAAAAATAAAATTTGCTCAGGTAAAAGACGGTAGGGTATTCGTTAACGTGAATGAAGTTATTGAATTGCAGGAGGCTTTTGAAAAATTTGCCAAAAGTATTTCGCTGGTGATGGATGTGATGGATTTCCGAACTGAAGACCTTAGTTTCTTCAGAAATGTTCTGAATGAAAATCAAGGCAATCAAAAATTTAAGTTTTACATTAAAAATATTGAGGATGATTCTCATATCGAAGTTCAGTCAATGAAACATTCGGTAAATCTTAATGGGGATTTAATTAAGGATATTCAACTTCTTAATAAATATGAGTTTTATTTGAACTGA
- a CDS encoding S8 family peptidase: MKKHLLLISTLAISLVSAQSNEALKRGFERQNKENNAKFDSYVAKRYGAEKSPKVLKEIEEQRANLGGFSPDGKPYFLSNEDLRQVKNANADALTTAGGVPGLAGTYNGEGIKFTVFDGGRIYAAHPAFDNIAAGAPVRVTNQEAATNNYSAHSTGVAGFIGSKSISVSGGGLNGNIQGVAINSTFDSYRFATTTLPGNTSTSTVFQKIVTAQPLISNHSYGVNSGWTISTVSGQTALVWGGVFTSPDQSADLQGTYFTNDQNYDQIVYTNPSYIIVKSSGNYFGMGPDLPGADTAPKYYSGSNSLVAFSPTDILPTTNCALGYDCIGPGSLAKNIIVVGATDVISTNNFKYTVSTDVVHSDYSSAGPRDDGAIKPDIATTGTDVFSPATAEDTTGSVSYSYGSGTSYSAPVVTGVIGLWSQINKQLFNNQLLNAASAKTLMVHSAQEAGNVGPDPWFGWGYIDAKKGAQLLVGKSNNSILFNDETLSSGVANIKTVKASGNEPLKVTISWIDPEYVIPANLSWAQAYNNRSSRLVNDLDVRIIDTTTNTSYQPWKLDANNPMTPATKGDNIVDNVEQVVLDNPVAGRTYRIEVTNKGMLVNNATTPAPTPQNYSIIVTGFTEVLGTKDVANPENGIIIAPTLTKDVVNILKAPKKSNYTVYDLSGKKLQNGVINNAKETINLSSYTSGIYIIEVKTDKDVISKKVIKE; this comes from the coding sequence ATGAAAAAACATTTACTTTTAATAAGTACATTGGCAATTTCTCTAGTGAGTGCACAAAGCAATGAAGCATTGAAGAGAGGATTTGAGAGACAAAACAAAGAGAACAATGCAAAATTTGACTCTTATGTTGCAAAACGCTACGGAGCTGAAAAATCACCAAAAGTTTTAAAAGAAATAGAAGAACAAAGAGCTAATTTAGGTGGTTTTTCACCAGATGGGAAACCTTATTTCTTAAGTAATGAAGATCTTAGGCAAGTTAAGAATGCAAATGCTGATGCCTTAACTACTGCAGGAGGAGTACCTGGTCTAGCAGGAACTTACAATGGTGAAGGTATTAAGTTTACTGTCTTTGATGGAGGTAGAATCTATGCCGCTCATCCAGCATTTGACAATATTGCAGCAGGTGCACCAGTAAGAGTAACTAACCAAGAAGCAGCTACAAACAACTATAGTGCTCATTCAACCGGAGTGGCAGGATTTATTGGAAGTAAATCCATCAGTGTAAGTGGTGGTGGTCTTAATGGAAACATTCAAGGGGTAGCAATTAATTCTACATTCGATTCATATCGATTTGCTACAACAACACTTCCTGGAAACACCTCCACAAGTACAGTTTTTCAAAAAATTGTGACAGCACAACCCCTTATTTCAAATCACTCTTATGGTGTAAACTCAGGGTGGACTATTAGTACCGTAAGTGGGCAAACTGCATTAGTATGGGGTGGAGTATTTACAAGCCCAGACCAATCTGCAGATTTGCAAGGAACGTATTTTACGAATGATCAAAATTACGATCAAATAGTATATACTAATCCGTCATATATTATTGTAAAATCATCCGGAAACTATTTCGGGATGGGACCAGATTTACCAGGAGCGGATACTGCTCCTAAATATTACTCCGGTAGCAATTCTTTAGTTGCTTTTAGTCCTACAGACATATTACCCACAACCAATTGTGCATTAGGATATGATTGTATCGGACCAGGATCATTGGCTAAAAACATTATTGTAGTTGGAGCTACAGATGTAATCTCCACTAATAATTTCAAATATACTGTCTCTACTGACGTAGTACATTCTGATTACAGTAGCGCAGGACCTAGAGATGATGGTGCTATTAAACCAGATATCGCAACTACAGGTACTGATGTTTTTTCTCCAGCAACTGCTGAAGATACAACGGGAAGTGTTAGTTATAGCTATGGAAGCGGAACATCATATTCAGCACCAGTTGTAACAGGTGTCATAGGCTTATGGAGCCAAATTAATAAACAACTTTTTAATAATCAATTATTAAATGCAGCAAGTGCTAAAACATTAATGGTTCATTCTGCTCAGGAAGCTGGAAATGTTGGTCCAGATCCATGGTTTGGATGGGGTTATATAGATGCAAAAAAAGGTGCACAATTATTAGTTGGTAAATCTAACAATTCAATACTATTTAATGATGAAACTTTAAGTAGCGGCGTTGCAAATATTAAAACAGTTAAAGCTTCTGGAAATGAGCCTTTAAAAGTTACAATTTCTTGGATTGATCCTGAATATGTTATTCCTGCCAACCTCTCGTGGGCACAAGCTTACAACAACAGATCTTCAAGATTAGTTAACGATTTAGATGTGAGAATTATTGACACTACTACCAATACTTCATATCAACCTTGGAAATTAGATGCAAACAATCCAATGACTCCTGCAACAAAAGGGGATAACATTGTAGACAACGTAGAACAAGTAGTTTTAGACAATCCAGTTGCTGGCAGAACGTATAGAATAGAAGTAACTAATAAAGGAATGCTTGTTAACAATGCTACAACTCCTGCTCCTACTCCTCAAAACTATTCAATAATCGTTACAGGATTTACTGAAGTTTTAGGAACAAAAGATGTTGCAAATCCTGAAAACGGAATTATTATCGCACCAACTCTTACTAAAGATGTGGTAAACATTTTGAAAGCACCTAAAAAATCTAACTACACAGTATATGATTTATCTGGTAAAAAATTACAGAATGGTGTAATTAATAATGCCAAAGAAACAATTAATTTATCTTCTTACACTAGTGGTATTTACATCATTGAAGTAAAAACGGATAAAGACGTTATTTCTAAAAAAGTTATCAAAGAATAA
- a CDS encoding bestrophin family protein codes for MITTKYVNYRQVLNLSGFHVILISIWCTLIAVLFHVFHWDWMIIPWVPVALIGTAEAFLVGFKNNQAYDRLWEARKIWGGIVNSSRSFASMIYAFDTNNEKLGKFDLEDRKKKIVHRHIAWLYAFREQLLVPAEWEHIKVEQEHFKNIDHKRNRLIKAGFPDYGRTPIFLNKYLSEEEAELQSHYKNFATYLIAQQSKDVNELKNREAISEFNQIQLQDCLNEFYTLQGQAERIKKFPLPRQFASTAFVFNIIFIALLPLGLVSEFAKLGDWGIWASIPFCIIIGWIYIIMELVGDYSENPFEGLMFDIPMLSICRAIEIDLLQMTGETDLPDAITSKNGVLV; via the coding sequence ATGATTACAACAAAATACGTCAATTACAGACAGGTTCTCAACTTATCAGGATTTCATGTTATTCTGATTTCCATTTGGTGTACGTTAATTGCCGTGCTTTTTCATGTTTTCCATTGGGACTGGATGATTATTCCTTGGGTTCCCGTTGCACTGATTGGTACCGCTGAAGCTTTTTTGGTTGGTTTTAAAAATAATCAGGCATATGATAGATTGTGGGAAGCCCGAAAAATATGGGGCGGAATTGTCAATTCAAGCCGTTCGTTTGCCTCAATGATTTACGCTTTTGATACCAATAATGAAAAATTGGGAAAATTTGATTTAGAAGACCGCAAAAAAAAGATTGTCCACCGCCACATTGCCTGGCTGTATGCTTTTCGTGAGCAGCTTTTAGTTCCTGCCGAATGGGAACATATAAAAGTAGAACAAGAACATTTTAAAAACATAGACCACAAACGAAACCGATTAATCAAAGCCGGTTTTCCGGATTATGGAAGAACTCCGATTTTTCTTAATAAATATCTATCTGAAGAAGAAGCTGAGCTGCAATCGCACTATAAAAATTTCGCAACTTACCTTATTGCTCAGCAATCGAAAGATGTGAATGAACTGAAAAATAGGGAAGCCATTTCAGAATTTAATCAAATACAGCTTCAAGATTGTCTTAATGAATTTTATACGTTGCAGGGACAAGCCGAGCGAATTAAGAAATTTCCTTTACCTAGGCAGTTTGCAAGTACAGCTTTTGTTTTTAATATTATTTTTATCGCCTTACTTCCTTTAGGTTTGGTGAGCGAATTTGCCAAACTAGGTGACTGGGGAATTTGGGCATCAATCCCTTTTTGTATTATCATTGGCTGGATTTATATTATTATGGAATTGGTGGGTGATTATTCTGAAAATCCTTTCGAAGGACTGATGTTTGATATTCCTATGCTTTCTATTTGCCGAGCCATAGAAATTGACCTTCTTCAAATGACTGGCGAAACAGATTTACCCGACGCTATTACTTCTAAAAATGGAGTTTTAGTTTAG
- a CDS encoding Lrp/AsnC family transcriptional regulator, which translates to MTFDETDKKLLQYLQEDCKQTTKELSYKLGLSVTAVYERIKKLENSGVISKYVALVDKTKIDRKFLILCHVKLTQHKKEYVMQFEKEVMNLQEVTECFHVSGDYDYILKICLKDMDDYRNFMLTKLTTLQHIASTHSSFTISEVKNTTKIIL; encoded by the coding sequence ATGACTTTTGATGAAACCGATAAAAAACTGTTGCAATATTTACAAGAAGATTGCAAGCAAACTACCAAAGAGCTGTCTTACAAGCTTGGTCTTTCGGTAACGGCAGTTTATGAGCGCATCAAAAAGCTGGAAAACTCAGGAGTTATTTCTAAATATGTTGCGTTAGTAGACAAAACAAAAATTGATAGAAAGTTTTTGATTTTATGTCATGTGAAATTAACGCAGCACAAAAAAGAATATGTGATGCAGTTTGAAAAAGAAGTGATGAATCTACAGGAAGTCACCGAATGTTTTCATGTAAGCGGCGATTACGACTATATTCTAAAAATCTGTCTAAAAGATATGGATGATTACAGAAATTTTATGTTAACCAAACTCACGACTTTACAGCATATCGCAAGTACACACAGTTCTTTTACAATCTCGGAAGTAAAAAATACGACCAAAATTATTTTGTAG